A single Planktothrix serta PCC 8927 DNA region contains:
- a CDS encoding DUF751 family protein, whose translation MQEFFQNVSRYPRYFITFTLGIFFFLFERLKPLLNRPVTAIALVGLLFSVLAFTFFTLRAMLGFSPV comes from the coding sequence ATGCAAGAATTTTTTCAAAACGTTTCTCGTTATCCCCGTTATTTTATAACCTTTACTCTGGGAATTTTCTTTTTCCTATTTGAACGTCTAAAACCCCTCTTAAATCGTCCTGTAACCGCAATTGCGCTTGTGGGTTTACTATTTAGCGTTTTGGCATTTACCTTTTTTACGTTACGCGCAATGTTAGGGTTTAGTCCTGTTTAA
- a CDS encoding response regulator, with product MRILLVEDDESFATIIQELLSNQYYLVDLASDGEMGWKLAEAFDYDLILLDLMLPKLDGLNFCKQRRQKDDRTPILLITGEDTSTTKVAGLDAGADDYLVKPFNLEELLARIRALLRRGHDALNPVIEWGLLHLDPSNCQVTYGDQLIKLTAKEYALLELFLRYPQRIFSQASLLDHLWSYDEPPSENAVRTQIKSLRQKLKKSGANEVIETIYGLGYRLKKMSAPSLPVESQQPASLPQKPDLLNLNQIWQKQKYKYFDRLAIIENAVQALKTNNFTPEIQQQALREAHTLVGSLGAFGFKEASALSREIEHLLQVNISTFDSNLENLSTLVETIKQQLNQRSLDPQPSVLPPALPFALPHLKLAKLLIVDDDQGLAEALVAEAVTKGMIACAAYSLEQARNKLQQNSPDVILLDLSFPESTESGFELLAELATQTPPIPVIVFTAQESFADRVKVARLGGRGFLQKPISPAEVIETVSKVLQKFQANAGKLLIVDDNLEILDWLRSVLEPWGLQLILLDDPQQFWSTLEQSNPDLLILGIHLPGVSGVELCQVVRNDPKWNDVPILILSSQRDSEMVQQVFMAGADDYIQKPIVEPELIARVFNRLERSQLRRKIVAQCYPGVQSNPNQPKIESETSVKSDTINIE from the coding sequence ATGAGAATTTTATTGGTCGAAGACGATGAAAGTTTTGCCACGATTATTCAAGAATTATTAAGTAACCAATATTATCTAGTTGATTTAGCATCTGACGGAGAAATGGGATGGAAGTTGGCAGAAGCTTTTGACTATGATCTAATTTTATTAGATTTGATGCTGCCTAAATTAGATGGTTTAAATTTTTGTAAACAACGGCGACAAAAAGACGACCGCACTCCCATTTTATTGATCACGGGTGAAGATACCAGTACCACTAAAGTTGCTGGTTTAGATGCAGGTGCAGATGATTACCTAGTTAAACCCTTTAATTTAGAAGAATTATTAGCCAGAATTCGGGCTTTATTGCGACGGGGACATGATGCCTTAAATCCGGTGATTGAATGGGGACTTTTGCATCTTGATCCGAGTAATTGTCAAGTCACTTATGGCGATCAACTTATTAAGTTAACCGCGAAAGAATACGCTTTATTAGAACTATTTTTACGCTATCCTCAACGCATTTTTAGTCAAGCTTCTCTTTTAGATCATCTTTGGTCTTATGATGAACCCCCATCAGAAAATGCCGTGCGAACTCAGATTAAAAGCTTACGACAAAAGTTAAAAAAATCCGGTGCAAATGAAGTTATTGAAACCATCTATGGTTTAGGATATCGATTAAAAAAAATGTCTGCTCCCTCGTTACCTGTAGAATCTCAACAGCCTGCTTCTTTGCCACAAAAACCCGACCTTTTAAATTTAAACCAAATTTGGCAAAAACAAAAATATAAATATTTTGATCGCCTTGCTATCATTGAAAATGCTGTTCAAGCTTTAAAAACTAACAACTTTACCCCAGAAATTCAACAACAAGCTTTAAGAGAAGCCCATACGCTTGTCGGGTCGTTAGGAGCTTTCGGGTTTAAAGAAGCTTCGGCTCTATCTCGTGAAATCGAACATTTGTTACAAGTAAATATTTCAACTTTTGATAGTAATTTAGAGAATTTATCAACGTTAGTTGAAACGATTAAACAACAATTAAATCAGCGATCGCTAGATCCTCAACCTTCGGTTTTACCCCCAGCTTTACCTTTTGCCCTTCCCCATTTAAAATTAGCTAAATTGTTAATTGTAGATGATGATCAAGGTTTAGCAGAAGCCTTAGTAGCAGAAGCGGTGACTAAAGGAATGATCGCCTGTGCTGCCTATAGCTTAGAACAAGCTCGAAACAAATTGCAACAGAATTCCCCGGATGTTATTCTTTTAGATTTAAGCTTTCCTGAGTCTACAGAATCCGGGTTTGAATTATTAGCAGAATTAGCCACTCAGACCCCTCCGATTCCAGTGATTGTTTTTACGGCTCAAGAAAGTTTTGCCGATCGGGTTAAAGTTGCCCGTTTAGGAGGACGAGGGTTTTTACAAAAACCGATTTCTCCGGCTGAGGTGATAGAAACTGTGAGTAAAGTTTTGCAAAAATTCCAAGCTAATGCGGGAAAATTGTTAATAGTTGATGATAATTTAGAGATCCTAGATTGGTTGCGTAGCGTATTAGAACCTTGGGGATTACAATTAATTTTACTGGATGATCCCCAGCAATTTTGGAGTACCCTAGAACAATCGAATCCCGACTTACTAATTTTAGGGATTCATTTACCGGGTGTTAGTGGGGTAGAACTCTGTCAAGTTGTTCGCAATGATCCCAAATGGAACGACGTACCGATTTTAATCCTTTCCTCCCAAAGGGATTCAGAAATGGTGCAGCAAGTGTTTATGGCCGGAGCCGATGACTATATTCAAAAACCGATTGTTGAACCGGAACTGATTGCTCGTGTGTTTAATCGTCTTGAACGGAGTCAACTCAGACGCAAAATTGTTGCCCAATGTTATCCTGGTGTCCAATCTAACCCGAATCAACCTAAAATTGAATCAGAGACATCTGTTAAATCAGATACAATCAATATAGAATAA